From a single Drosophila sulfurigaster albostrigata strain 15112-1811.04 chromosome 3, ASM2355843v2, whole genome shotgun sequence genomic region:
- the LOC133841606 gene encoding multiple C2 and transmembrane domain-containing protein isoform X3, translated as MDWPSPIRFGPRMLLKRLRQQHSELREQLELGCEELKEHFQRNSKLAESSKRLKSQIWSSVVTILLVKAKDLPLAEDGNKLIDTHFKFRLGNEKYKTKSSWTERWLEQFDLHLFDEDQNLELALWNRNTLFGKANIDLSVFQRENTHGIWKPLEDCSGEVFLMLTISGTTALETISDLKAFKEDPRETQQLRDRYRFLRSLQNLRDVGHLTVKVFGATGLAAADIGGKSDPFCVLELGNARLQTQTEYKTLTPNWNKIFTFNVKDITQVLEVTVYDEDRDHRVEFLGKLVIPLLRIKSGVKRWYTLKDKNLCVRAKGNSPQIQLELTVVWNEVRAVCRALQPKEEKLIQQEAKFKRQLFLRNVNRLKEVIMDILEAARYVQSCFEWESPVRSSIAFVLWIVACVYGDLETVPLVLLLIILKKWLIRLITGTTDANAGHYDYDYDEDDDDDKEKEEKKSIKERLQAIQEVSQTVQNTIGYLASLAESTINTFNFSVPELTWLAVVLLLGAIFVLHFVPLRWLLLFWGFMKFSRRILRPNTIPNNELLDFLSRVPDNEAINQFRELPPSAPTDQARNNPKKKLKGS; from the exons ATGGATTGGCCTAGTCCCATTCGGTTTGGGCCGCGCATGTTGCTCAAGCGACTGCGCCAACAGCACAGCGAGCTACGTGAGCAGCTCGAGCTGGGCTGCGAGGAGCTTAAGGAG CATTTTCAACGCAATTCCAAACTGGCTGAGTCATCGAAGCGCTTGAAATCGCAAATCTGGAGCTCGGTGGTGACCATACTTTTGGTCAAGGCCAAAGATCTGCCGCTGGCCGAGGATGGCAATAAGCTGATTGACACACACTTTAAGTTTCG GCTGGGCAACGAGAAATACAAGACAAAGTCTTCCTGGACGGAACGTTGGCTGGAACAGTTCGATTTGCATCTGTTCGATGAGGATCAGAATCTGGAGCTGGCACTCTGGAATCGTAACACACTCTTTGGCAAGGCCAACATCGATCTGAGCGTCTTCCAGCGCGAGAATACGCATGGCATCTGGAAACCTCTCGAGGATTGCTCCGGCGAGGTGTTTCTCATGCTTACCATCAGTGGCACCACAGCCCTGGAGACCATCAGCGACCTCAAGGCATTCAAGGAGGATCCGCGTGAGACGCAACAGCTGCGTGATCGCTATCGCTTCCTGCGCAGTCTGCAGAATCTCCGGGATGTCGGACATCTCACGGTGAAGGTATTTGGCGCCACAGGGCTAGCTGCCGCGGATATCGGGGGAAAATCCGATCCATTCTGTGTCCTGGAGCTGGGGAATGCTCGACTGCAGACCCAAACCGAATACAAAACGCTGACGCCCAACTGGAACAAGATATTCACCTT CAATGTCAAGGACATCACACAGGTGCTGGAGGTTACAGTCTACGATGAGGATCGCGATCATCGTGTCGAGTTCCTGGGCAAACTAGTCATTCCCCTGCTGCGCATCAAGAGTGGCGTCAAGCGTTGGTACACTCTGAAGGATAAGAATCTCTGTGTGCGTGCTAAGGGCAACTCGCCACAGATTCAGCTGGAACTCACGGTGGTCTGGAACGAGGTGCGCGCAGTGTGTCGAGCCCTGCAACCCAAGGAGGAGAAACTTATCCAGCAGGAGGCAAAGTTCAAGCGTCAGCTATTCCTGCGCAATGTCAATCGCCTCAAGGAGGTCATCATGGACATCTTGGAGGCTGCGCGCTACGTGCA AAGCTGCTTCGAGTGGGAATCGCCTGTGCGTTCTAGCATTGCCTTTGTGTTGTGGATCGTGGCCTGCGTCTATGGCGATCTGGAGACAGTTCCCCTCGTGCTTCTGCTCATCATACTGAA AAAGTGGTTGATTAGGCTCATCACTGGCACTACAGATGCCAATGCTGGGCACTATGACTACGATTATGATgaggatgacgacgatgacaaagagaaggaggagaaaaAGTCAATTAAAGAGCGTCTTCAGGCCATACAAGAAGTATCCCAGACCGTACAGAATACCATTGGCTACCTGGCCTCTCTAGCCGAGAGCACCATCAA CACATTCAACTTTTCCGTCCCCGAACTGACCTGGCTGGcagttgtgctgctgctgggtgCAATATTTGTGCTGCATTTTGTGCCGCTGCGTTGGCTGTTGCTCTTCTGGGGCTTCATGAAGTTCTCCCGACGCATTCTGCGACCCAACACCATACCGAACAACGAGCTGCTGGACTTCCTATCGCGTGTGCCCGACAATGAAGCAATT AATCAATTCAGGGAACTGCCACCGTCGGCGCCCACCGATCAAGCGCGCAACAATCCTAAAAAGAAGCTCAAAGGATCATAG
- the LOC133841606 gene encoding multiple C2 and transmembrane domain-containing protein isoform X2, with protein sequence MQTKPTKRHATFALCHRINKIFPVVAARIHYVEREERPCSSSSRLAAGGSIDVSANASPPSGVGISPQGSPQLQQRLGKHLSKSASELNGHDCHSNESPHISPKRAKSAASQQLAGGIASSGATGGSGGSVASGAGVLQKTHGFFNNLRHRWSRAKSKDRIGRKSPSDFLEESTDYAADYSSESSSVTQSPRHRATTIIGGSPLARDFRATAKMAQVIQRFGGSMEGRIDEQPENGNGHVAMVSSSASAQQQLDALQLRVHLKSGCDLVAMDKNGLSDPYVKFKVGGRLLHKSRTIHRDLNPVWDEVFIVPVEDPFQPIIVKVFDYDWGLQDDFMGSAKIDLTQLELGKAEDINLQLSDTNNGEPGLSMGEILINLTLWPRSQEDKEMHFQRNSKLAESSKRLKSQIWSSVVTILLVKAKDLPLAEDGNKLIDTHFKFRLGNEKYKTKSSWTERWLEQFDLHLFDEDQNLELALWNRNTLFGKANIDLSVFQRENTHGIWKPLEDCSGEVFLMLTISGTTALETISDLKAFKEDPRETQQLRDRYRFLRSLQNLRDVGHLTVKVFGATGLAAADIGGKSDPFCVLELGNARLQTQTEYKTLTPNWNKIFTFNVKDITQVLEVTVYDEDRDHRVEFLGKLVIPLLRIKSGVKRWYTLKDKNLCVRAKGNSPQIQLELTVVWNEVRAVCRALQPKEEKLIQQEAKFKRQLFLRNVNRLKEVIMDILEAARYVQSCFEWESPVRSSIAFVLWIVACVYGDLETVPLVLLLIILKKWLIRLITGTTDANAGHYDYDYDEDDDDDKEKEEKKSIKERLQAIQEVSQTVQNTIGYLASLAESTINTFNFSVPELTWLAVVLLLGAIFVLHFVPLRWLLLFWGFMKFSRRILRPNTIPNNELLDFLSRVPDNEAINQFRELPPSAPTDQARNNPKKKLKGS encoded by the exons ATGCAAACAAAGCCTACTAAGAGGCATGCCACATTCGCGCTGTGCCACAGAATCAACAAAATCTTTCCAGTCGTTGCAG CACGCATTCACTACGTGGAGCGCGAGGAGCGaccttgcagcagcagcagccgattGGCAGCCGGTGGCAGCATTGATGTCAGCGCCAACGCCTCGCCACCGAGTGGGGTAGGCATCTCGCCGCAGGGTTCgccgcagttgcagcagcGCCTGGGCAAGCATCTCAGCAAATCCGCATCCGAATTGAATGGCCACGATTGCCACAGCAACGAATCGCCGCACATATCACCGAAACGCGCCAAAAGCGCCGCATCGCAGCAGCTGGCCGGTGGCATTGCCAGCAGTGGTGCCACCGGTGGCTCAGGGGGCAGTGTTGCAAGTGGTGCGGGTGTGCTGCAGAAGACGCACGGCTTCTTCAACAATCTGCGGCATCGCTGGAGTCGGGCCAAGAGCAAAGATCGCATCGGACGCAAGTCACCGAGCGATTTTCTCGAAGAGAGCACCGACTATGCCGCCGACTACAGTTCGGAGAGCAGCTCCGTAACCCAAAGTCCGCGACACAGAGCCACCACCATAATTGGAGGTTCGCCGCTGGCCCGTGACTTTCGTGCCACGGCGAAAATGGCGCAGGTGATTCAACGCTTTGGCGGCTCCATGGAGGGTCGCATCGATGAGCAGCCCGAGAATGGCAATGGGCATGTTGCCATGGTCTCGTCGAGTGCATCCGCTCAACAGCAGTTGGATGCACTGCAG CTGCGCGTCCATCTCAAGTCCGGCTGCGACCTGGTTGCCATGGACAAGAACG GACTGAGTGATCCTTATGTCAAATTCAAGGTGGGCGGACGATTGTTACACAAGTCGCGCACAATACACCGCGACCTCAATCCAGTGTGGGACGAGGTCTTCATTGTGCCCGTCGAGGACCCGTTTCAACCGATTATTGTCAAG GTTTTTGACTACGATTGGGGACTGCAGGATGATTTCATGGGCTCGGCGAAAATCGATCTCACTCAACTGGAGTTGGGCAAGGCGGAAGATATCAATCTGCAGCTGAGCGATACGAACAACGGCGAACCGGGCCTCAGCATGGGCGAGATACTCATCAATCTGACGCTGTGGCCACGCAGTCAGGAGGACAAGGAAATG CATTTTCAACGCAATTCCAAACTGGCTGAGTCATCGAAGCGCTTGAAATCGCAAATCTGGAGCTCGGTGGTGACCATACTTTTGGTCAAGGCCAAAGATCTGCCGCTGGCCGAGGATGGCAATAAGCTGATTGACACACACTTTAAGTTTCG GCTGGGCAACGAGAAATACAAGACAAAGTCTTCCTGGACGGAACGTTGGCTGGAACAGTTCGATTTGCATCTGTTCGATGAGGATCAGAATCTGGAGCTGGCACTCTGGAATCGTAACACACTCTTTGGCAAGGCCAACATCGATCTGAGCGTCTTCCAGCGCGAGAATACGCATGGCATCTGGAAACCTCTCGAGGATTGCTCCGGCGAGGTGTTTCTCATGCTTACCATCAGTGGCACCACAGCCCTGGAGACCATCAGCGACCTCAAGGCATTCAAGGAGGATCCGCGTGAGACGCAACAGCTGCGTGATCGCTATCGCTTCCTGCGCAGTCTGCAGAATCTCCGGGATGTCGGACATCTCACGGTGAAGGTATTTGGCGCCACAGGGCTAGCTGCCGCGGATATCGGGGGAAAATCCGATCCATTCTGTGTCCTGGAGCTGGGGAATGCTCGACTGCAGACCCAAACCGAATACAAAACGCTGACGCCCAACTGGAACAAGATATTCACCTT CAATGTCAAGGACATCACACAGGTGCTGGAGGTTACAGTCTACGATGAGGATCGCGATCATCGTGTCGAGTTCCTGGGCAAACTAGTCATTCCCCTGCTGCGCATCAAGAGTGGCGTCAAGCGTTGGTACACTCTGAAGGATAAGAATCTCTGTGTGCGTGCTAAGGGCAACTCGCCACAGATTCAGCTGGAACTCACGGTGGTCTGGAACGAGGTGCGCGCAGTGTGTCGAGCCCTGCAACCCAAGGAGGAGAAACTTATCCAGCAGGAGGCAAAGTTCAAGCGTCAGCTATTCCTGCGCAATGTCAATCGCCTCAAGGAGGTCATCATGGACATCTTGGAGGCTGCGCGCTACGTGCA AAGCTGCTTCGAGTGGGAATCGCCTGTGCGTTCTAGCATTGCCTTTGTGTTGTGGATCGTGGCCTGCGTCTATGGCGATCTGGAGACAGTTCCCCTCGTGCTTCTGCTCATCATACTGAA AAAGTGGTTGATTAGGCTCATCACTGGCACTACAGATGCCAATGCTGGGCACTATGACTACGATTATGATgaggatgacgacgatgacaaagagaaggaggagaaaaAGTCAATTAAAGAGCGTCTTCAGGCCATACAAGAAGTATCCCAGACCGTACAGAATACCATTGGCTACCTGGCCTCTCTAGCCGAGAGCACCATCAA CACATTCAACTTTTCCGTCCCCGAACTGACCTGGCTGGcagttgtgctgctgctgggtgCAATATTTGTGCTGCATTTTGTGCCGCTGCGTTGGCTGTTGCTCTTCTGGGGCTTCATGAAGTTCTCCCGACGCATTCTGCGACCCAACACCATACCGAACAACGAGCTGCTGGACTTCCTATCGCGTGTGCCCGACAATGAAGCAATT AATCAATTCAGGGAACTGCCACCGTCGGCGCCCACCGATCAAGCGCGCAACAATCCTAAAAAGAAGCTCAAAGGATCATAG
- the LOC133841606 gene encoding multiple C2 and transmembrane domain-containing protein isoform X1, whose product MQTKPTKRHATFALCHRINKIFPVVAARIHYVEREERPCSSSSRLAAGGSIDVSANASPPSGVGISPQGSPQLQQRLGKHLSKSASELNGHDCHSNESPHISPKRAKSAASQQLAGGIASSGATGGSGGSVASGAGVLQKTHGFFNNLRHRWSRAKSKDRIGRKSPSDFLEESTDYAADYSSESSSVTQSPRHRATTIIGGSPLARDFRATAKMAQVIQRFGGSMEGRIDEQPENGNGHVAMVSSSASAQQQLDALQADELRRKREAQLRQFVFFQLRVHLKSGCDLVAMDKNGLSDPYVKFKVGGRLLHKSRTIHRDLNPVWDEVFIVPVEDPFQPIIVKVFDYDWGLQDDFMGSAKIDLTQLELGKAEDINLQLSDTNNGEPGLSMGEILINLTLWPRSQEDKEMHFQRNSKLAESSKRLKSQIWSSVVTILLVKAKDLPLAEDGNKLIDTHFKFRLGNEKYKTKSSWTERWLEQFDLHLFDEDQNLELALWNRNTLFGKANIDLSVFQRENTHGIWKPLEDCSGEVFLMLTISGTTALETISDLKAFKEDPRETQQLRDRYRFLRSLQNLRDVGHLTVKVFGATGLAAADIGGKSDPFCVLELGNARLQTQTEYKTLTPNWNKIFTFNVKDITQVLEVTVYDEDRDHRVEFLGKLVIPLLRIKSGVKRWYTLKDKNLCVRAKGNSPQIQLELTVVWNEVRAVCRALQPKEEKLIQQEAKFKRQLFLRNVNRLKEVIMDILEAARYVQSCFEWESPVRSSIAFVLWIVACVYGDLETVPLVLLLIILKKWLIRLITGTTDANAGHYDYDYDEDDDDDKEKEEKKSIKERLQAIQEVSQTVQNTIGYLASLAESTINTFNFSVPELTWLAVVLLLGAIFVLHFVPLRWLLLFWGFMKFSRRILRPNTIPNNELLDFLSRVPDNEAINQFRELPPSAPTDQARNNPKKKLKGS is encoded by the exons ATGCAAACAAAGCCTACTAAGAGGCATGCCACATTCGCGCTGTGCCACAGAATCAACAAAATCTTTCCAGTCGTTGCAG CACGCATTCACTACGTGGAGCGCGAGGAGCGaccttgcagcagcagcagccgattGGCAGCCGGTGGCAGCATTGATGTCAGCGCCAACGCCTCGCCACCGAGTGGGGTAGGCATCTCGCCGCAGGGTTCgccgcagttgcagcagcGCCTGGGCAAGCATCTCAGCAAATCCGCATCCGAATTGAATGGCCACGATTGCCACAGCAACGAATCGCCGCACATATCACCGAAACGCGCCAAAAGCGCCGCATCGCAGCAGCTGGCCGGTGGCATTGCCAGCAGTGGTGCCACCGGTGGCTCAGGGGGCAGTGTTGCAAGTGGTGCGGGTGTGCTGCAGAAGACGCACGGCTTCTTCAACAATCTGCGGCATCGCTGGAGTCGGGCCAAGAGCAAAGATCGCATCGGACGCAAGTCACCGAGCGATTTTCTCGAAGAGAGCACCGACTATGCCGCCGACTACAGTTCGGAGAGCAGCTCCGTAACCCAAAGTCCGCGACACAGAGCCACCACCATAATTGGAGGTTCGCCGCTGGCCCGTGACTTTCGTGCCACGGCGAAAATGGCGCAGGTGATTCAACGCTTTGGCGGCTCCATGGAGGGTCGCATCGATGAGCAGCCCGAGAATGGCAATGGGCATGTTGCCATGGTCTCGTCGAGTGCATCCGCTCAACAGCAGTTGGATGCACTGCAG GCCGATGAGCTGCGCCGCAAGCGTGAGGCTCAATTACGACAATTCGTCTTCTTTCAGCTGCGCGTCCATCTCAAGTCCGGCTGCGACCTGGTTGCCATGGACAAGAACG GACTGAGTGATCCTTATGTCAAATTCAAGGTGGGCGGACGATTGTTACACAAGTCGCGCACAATACACCGCGACCTCAATCCAGTGTGGGACGAGGTCTTCATTGTGCCCGTCGAGGACCCGTTTCAACCGATTATTGTCAAG GTTTTTGACTACGATTGGGGACTGCAGGATGATTTCATGGGCTCGGCGAAAATCGATCTCACTCAACTGGAGTTGGGCAAGGCGGAAGATATCAATCTGCAGCTGAGCGATACGAACAACGGCGAACCGGGCCTCAGCATGGGCGAGATACTCATCAATCTGACGCTGTGGCCACGCAGTCAGGAGGACAAGGAAATG CATTTTCAACGCAATTCCAAACTGGCTGAGTCATCGAAGCGCTTGAAATCGCAAATCTGGAGCTCGGTGGTGACCATACTTTTGGTCAAGGCCAAAGATCTGCCGCTGGCCGAGGATGGCAATAAGCTGATTGACACACACTTTAAGTTTCG GCTGGGCAACGAGAAATACAAGACAAAGTCTTCCTGGACGGAACGTTGGCTGGAACAGTTCGATTTGCATCTGTTCGATGAGGATCAGAATCTGGAGCTGGCACTCTGGAATCGTAACACACTCTTTGGCAAGGCCAACATCGATCTGAGCGTCTTCCAGCGCGAGAATACGCATGGCATCTGGAAACCTCTCGAGGATTGCTCCGGCGAGGTGTTTCTCATGCTTACCATCAGTGGCACCACAGCCCTGGAGACCATCAGCGACCTCAAGGCATTCAAGGAGGATCCGCGTGAGACGCAACAGCTGCGTGATCGCTATCGCTTCCTGCGCAGTCTGCAGAATCTCCGGGATGTCGGACATCTCACGGTGAAGGTATTTGGCGCCACAGGGCTAGCTGCCGCGGATATCGGGGGAAAATCCGATCCATTCTGTGTCCTGGAGCTGGGGAATGCTCGACTGCAGACCCAAACCGAATACAAAACGCTGACGCCCAACTGGAACAAGATATTCACCTT CAATGTCAAGGACATCACACAGGTGCTGGAGGTTACAGTCTACGATGAGGATCGCGATCATCGTGTCGAGTTCCTGGGCAAACTAGTCATTCCCCTGCTGCGCATCAAGAGTGGCGTCAAGCGTTGGTACACTCTGAAGGATAAGAATCTCTGTGTGCGTGCTAAGGGCAACTCGCCACAGATTCAGCTGGAACTCACGGTGGTCTGGAACGAGGTGCGCGCAGTGTGTCGAGCCCTGCAACCCAAGGAGGAGAAACTTATCCAGCAGGAGGCAAAGTTCAAGCGTCAGCTATTCCTGCGCAATGTCAATCGCCTCAAGGAGGTCATCATGGACATCTTGGAGGCTGCGCGCTACGTGCA AAGCTGCTTCGAGTGGGAATCGCCTGTGCGTTCTAGCATTGCCTTTGTGTTGTGGATCGTGGCCTGCGTCTATGGCGATCTGGAGACAGTTCCCCTCGTGCTTCTGCTCATCATACTGAA AAAGTGGTTGATTAGGCTCATCACTGGCACTACAGATGCCAATGCTGGGCACTATGACTACGATTATGATgaggatgacgacgatgacaaagagaaggaggagaaaaAGTCAATTAAAGAGCGTCTTCAGGCCATACAAGAAGTATCCCAGACCGTACAGAATACCATTGGCTACCTGGCCTCTCTAGCCGAGAGCACCATCAA CACATTCAACTTTTCCGTCCCCGAACTGACCTGGCTGGcagttgtgctgctgctgggtgCAATATTTGTGCTGCATTTTGTGCCGCTGCGTTGGCTGTTGCTCTTCTGGGGCTTCATGAAGTTCTCCCGACGCATTCTGCGACCCAACACCATACCGAACAACGAGCTGCTGGACTTCCTATCGCGTGTGCCCGACAATGAAGCAATT AATCAATTCAGGGAACTGCCACCGTCGGCGCCCACCGATCAAGCGCGCAACAATCCTAAAAAGAAGCTCAAAGGATCATAG